GGATTttatccttcagttatgaaaattgtaatttttaaatgtattaccggagcctgtatgtggccttcatttttaattaaactggtacaaaacagtgttatttagaggcaaacacttggtgcgggtattactgtctaatgacagcatctattTTTAATTGCTCTCATGATCATAGGATTCGCAGGGTTTTTCATACAGCACAGTTCAAGTTTTATGAGGGTATTTGGATTTCCTCCACGATAGTTGGTTTAGCAATGTTCATGATTTTCCCTTAGTTTTCGCTTGGACGGAAGAGTCCATCTTACCAGTAACGGGATTTGGAGCTTCCTTGTTCCTCATAGCTTGTTCCATGGGAACAATGATCAATCTAATCGTTTTGGGATTTTTAATGGAGAATTCCACTCCCATGTGGTTTCCCTACCTATTGTTAGGAGAATCTGtcataaaatttttgatattatgtCTAGTTTGTACATTTGCTAGTCTTATCAGTCGATTGAAAAACACTTTCAGggatgtaaaaattgaaattcgaTCTGAGGACCAAGATAATCCCGAGCACAAGAGTTTCATTGCTGAAAGTGAACTGAATGAGAAACGTCTttagagaaatacatgtaagtaatagATTTTTCGTAGGTCAACTCAAAAGATAACTTGACTAATCCTCACAAGAGAGATGATTTGTATTGCAAGAACGTAGTTGTGTtatgaaaactttatttaagattttagaACTCTATAATATATGCATCCTCTCTAGCTTGGAAGCCTTTTTTTACCTTTTGGGGTTAATAAAGTAGAATTATGGATTTTAGTTTTACTTTAATGcgttacatgtaaatgcagTTAATATTTTCTTCCGAAAGGAAATTGAAGACATTTGCCGAGAGAAAAGAAAACACCATTCCAACTTATAGATACAAGTTCTTTTGGTTTTGCCTTTTTTTGGGGGAAAAGTAATAAACTTAGAAATTGAATTATTCTGAGCGTTTGAATTGTACTAATATATTAAAGGAATAGTATAATACAGATACATTAGACTTTCTTAAATATTCGAAAGTATGCGATGAACCTTAAGGGAATCATTTTTCAGTCTTGTGATACTTTTCAATATTCCCGTTTTAAACACgaatacaatatatttattttcaataaagtaCCAAATGTGATAATATGTTTACACATTGTATACTAAATACTATGCGAAGTTGTGcgcattttgttataaaagaGTTGTTAATTGCATTTGTATAATTTATTTGCTTTACAATTGATTTATAATGTGTATGTTTGTATTTACaacagattaaaaatatttatgttcaaGACATCcgtattttatccttttttattAACTCTTGTCTTAAATTAAGATAGCTATGTTTTGTTTTCACtcattaaatataaacatctaatatataatttcattttcattttttttttaaatgatgctATTATATATCCTAGTCCGTAACGATTTTACATGAGTAATGAAAGAATGATTCAAAAGagaatgttaaaaaatcaaagatttacATAAATAGTTTTTCTCATGTTTGAAATGAAAGTATACAAAACGAGTATTATGTACACACACCCTGTCAAGtatgttatttatttgtttgattttttttttgtcattgcaaacattctttgaatattgatATAAGAATTTAAtctaacaattaaaaattgcttgtaaattttaatttctttttgaagaaatttctatATAAAGTTGTATTCAAAATTTGTTAGCCAAGGTTTACTCGAGACAgaagtattttttattgatttatttttaaattgtaggtTGTTATTGTGCCAGTATTaataaactaattaaaaatttcaagacaAAAATTAGTATTCAAAATCTCATATGTTATGATTAGGACTTGCTctaaactttctttttttatatgataaaaatgtatgaacACTTAACGCGGTTGGGTGGTCATCAAATTAGGCATCAAATTTAGCttcaatatttattgatgttttTCTAGGCTGTAAACAAATACTatggaaaacaaattttaaaaattttagcttaatgatataaaattttgcTAAAAGATGTTAtacagattttttatttttcatgagataaataaaataaaaaaaatgggcaTGACTATCCAGTCCTCTTAAAATCATTGTTGACATTCTtgagaaaattatctccctttgtgtACAGTAGTGCAAGATGACAGCCTCCAAAATATATTCCATTCAATGTTAATAAATGATATTCAAttgtacaggtacatgtattttaaagctTTTGGATGTGCTCCATATCAGTTTTCCcattatttttcatctattaaGTGTTAGAACATAACCCACTTTTTCATCTAATCAGCAGTcgctaaatattttatttcgtGATGTTTTTAATCGTCCAGAATTTCTTCCAGTTTACAGCAACGTCACATTTTCGATTTAGAACCAAGAGAGTCGTTAACAAAAGAGAGATAAAATTTGATTGGTTTAGAACTTATGAATTAATGTCATTAATAACCTGTGCCGATGCGATTAAATCAGACTATGCATTGTTAGGTTACGCACGTTACGGGAAAAAtaagtacatatgacgtcacaaaaatgtatgaagtatTATGTTAGACATCGTTGTCAATCtatgatataattattttaagaaatacccTCGGTCACACTATTTATTCGTTGATTTAAAGAATATTGATTAACAGCCGTattttttgatgatatttttaattccaAGTCATACATATTCAAACAATTTCTTTAAAGACTACATCAGTGTGTGCTTGTTTGAGAAACTTTTTTTAAGTGTGCAAAAACTTAACATCCAACATATTGAATTAATCGCAATTTGTCAGCATTAATTTCactttcattgatatttttatatacacattAAACATAACATTCACATACAATGAAATACTTGGGACGAATATCAAAGGCGCTTGTTAAACTTATTAAACTTTTCAACTTCCATGTAGTTTGGACTTagttatcaatttatttattagatttatctttagtaaaaaaaagaaatttttgataGATAAATCAATAACTATTTGGTGTATTCGACTCTGCAAATAactcatgaatattttttttggtaggTACAAACAACTTATATCAAAAATTACATGACACGATACAGAGCAGTTGTTTCAAGGCATTTTCATATTGCCAGGCCAACTTGTTCTCAAATAAAGTGAAGCAAATTAACTTCAAAAGTGAACTCCGAACGAACATTTAACAGATCTCGTTGGAACGCAGAGTGCCCGATTACAGTGAACGCAGATTCAAAACTTGtagacaaaaataaaacccaaAATCAACCTTTAAGGAGACTGCCGGGTTATAAAATGAGTCATTAGATCTATTTAAAATTTCTAGCAATGATTTATTAAGctttaagtttgaaaaaaacaCCTGAAAAACgtcactcaaattaactgtaaattatttgattatgaaggatataatgataaataaactatacatatgccaaataaacgaaaaatttgcaaattggGGATAAAGAGTTATATATGTTgccgtcgataaaatccttttaataaaacaaaatgtcgtttcgatcagaggcCAGCCATTCTGTGACAATGTGTTATTCAaccttaacttttttttagtacagaaaaaatcatatacctTAATTTTCgtataatcatatattttcCATTTGTTCATACTGAACTCTTCTTTTTAGCTGATCAATAAATGGCCTCAACTATGCAGTAAAAGTATGTCGCTGGATAATTAACGGATGATTCTATGTACAGCAAAAGAAACTGACTTCAAAAACTGTATTTATTACCGATGCCGAAATATacaaagttttcaaaatagaatCTATACAAGTCACACTTCCACATCtagtaaaaaaaacataaacagcTTATGTACATTTTTCTTCATAGCGTATTTTGTACCAAGAATTGCAAACACTGCcacatcaatatacatgtaagtatgacGATGGATGGAGTCATATCAACATATAAAGCAAATATGGATGACAATATGTTTAAAGAAGTTAAAAACAACAATGTATTAAACACTTCATAAAACTAAATACAGACGGATAAAAGAAAAGTTAGGTCATTTTGTTTTATGTCAACAAAAATGCCTTAACAGAGAATTGTATGTTGTTACACCTCCTAAAACGTTAACTAGTCAAAGTCATTGGTActttatgataattattttccaaacaaacaatacaGCGAACAAAATTGCTCGATATTACAAATTGCTGCacataaatgcaaaaaaaaaattcttgaatcAAAATCCAAATTTGAACTTCAATTCCTAGAGTCTAAATAAATCTATAatgggaaaatatatatatcaccttttcattttttaaggttTCACGATAATGTTAACAacattatagtctgtcccaaatTATTGCTTCCattactttttgatgatttttaataaaaatacacatatctgtgaaagaaatacagttgaaatagATAAAAGGGAATAtgtccaagatatcttcatcgaacaattatcattttttactccTAACAGTTCAAAAGAACGAagacaaatttcttacggagatctataatgggaaatgtttacatcttttctccatttggaagtactTGAGATATCTCgagcaatttttcaacgttatcatccggacctattaatggctgatgcaatgcaaaagtgCACTTTTAAATCTAAATGTTAGCTTGAAAAGTTCCTAATAGAGTCTTCattatttttggttttactgtttgttttgtttgtttgtaatgCATTGGCTTGTATATCCgatactagtttttttttacttgataGAAGTGCAATTACTTGTATCTGATGATTTCACCGTGACCGACTTACATATTTAAGTTCTCGGCTTCTTAACTGAGGCTTTTCCAGCAAAATGCAATGAAATGTGAAAAATCAAAGGCTTACAAAGATTTGTAGAATTTGGGATAGAGAAACAGTCCTCTAGAGAAAACGAATAttgtaaaaagatataaaaaaaatttcaattttaaagcaaaaatattaagatttttttactacatgtaagttatactgaaaattttgttttaagaagTCGTTATGTAGTTTGTTGACAACCCAGCTTTCTAAagctaaatatataaaaatgtatcaccCAAAGGAATCATTTGATCGTTTGATAACTATTTCCTGCTTGTTCTTCAATGCAAGTTTTTGTGGTGAAGTATTATTCATATgactaatacatgtaacattatcaTCTGCGACAAACCAGTGTCCGAATTTTTTTGCcctttgtattttttcatcaactcCGATGACGAAGTTGAAGTTAAGAATAAAAGCGTTTTTCAGCTGGTCCTCATTTGGTTTAAAGTACCACTTTCCATCAAGAAATCGCGTCAGTGGTAAAAAGTAGACAATAACATTGCCGTAATGTTCTATGATAAGTTCCTTCAACACTATCTGATCATTGTCTTTGGCTCGAACATGCTCTTCATTGTCTAAACATGAGAACATGGTCATTAGTGAGTCCAGTCGACGATCGAGCTCCATCCAGAACTGTTTTAACCGAGTCGTATTCCTCGCATAGTAAAACCCAATCGCTAATTCGAAAGATTTCTCATAGGTTGGTATAATCGTTAAATCATATTCCTTCTTGCTTGTCACAAATGGTATGGGGTTACTCTTCCACATAGCATCCAATTCGAAAAGAAAAACTGGAATGTTTTCTTGTATAATCCAATTCACCACCCTGGTTCTATAGATACCAATGCGCATAAAACCGGCGGAACAGTACCTTTGCTTAGTATTAATGTCTTTGAATATACTCAGGAACATAACAGTGAGCGAGGGATACTTGGCGGTTATTTCACTGTGAACTGCTTTATCTGTAACTAGAACTAGAACCTGAGAGTAATCCACCATGCTTTTGGTATGGCACATCCAGTTTGTAAGAAAGGGAACAAAAGCTTTGTTCATAAACGTCATCATAACCATTCCGTATttgcttgaaattttctggGCTGCACGAACAACTTTCTTTTTGTCATCAGTTTCCAACATGTCTTCAATTTTGTATAGTGTTTTGTTTGCACAAATTGACAGATTTATCTTTTCGTTGCAAGGTCCATCTGTGTTTAATTTCTCTACTGAAGATATGTGCTGGCTAGTTTTTATATGCCTAGTGTTATACTGAAACAGGACAGCAGCTAATCCAAGAGTTATCAGCAATACGAAGGTTCTTTGCAACCATAGACGCTAAAAAACATAACAGAAACaatgtaataataatataataaaccCGTACATGcacataaaatgattttattgaagTTTCTAAGTGgtttgcactattttatttgaaaactaGACTCGGCATTTCAttgaaagaaatgaaatacTATTAAGTTTGAAGAATTTACATGTTGATTCAGAAAACATATTATACATCGAAATATTGACCACCAAGTTCAACTTATCCTTAATACCATACTTTAGATAGAAAATAACAGACTCCgttaatttttctatatacTGGGTTATTTTCTCCCCGGATTATTTTCACCCCTCTACACTTGCAAAccgtttcgccccgtcttgaattcgcacAGACACAGATGTGCAAACTCCTTCTAAGTAACTGGACGAATTAAGACTTAACGAATTCAAAACAAAGTAATTTAAAGATTGTTTTGAATTcgtccagtcttaaattcgctcTGACaagagggcgaaaggggcgaaaataaaactaGGGCGAATATTTGCTTGtgtataatatagaattttattatttagCAAATCAACTAAAAACacgaataaaaattattaaagatcATCTGCAGaactatgtaaaatttgaaaggtTGAAAACAAAGTATATGACTGCCGTCATGAGGAAAGAGCCCTTATcgtttgacgtcacaatgctcagAAAACGACGTCAAAGTTGCGGCATTGTAAacgcagtttttttttaattttctgtttctattttttccGCGTCTATGTTGTGATTTCTGAATAACTAGAGTCTGGCCTTGTTTTTATACcgcgattaatatttttttaagtcaaatattacatgttgatttaaaaaacaaacatttgataaaaaaaatatacacaatcGTCTTGTAACGTCAATATCTACACATTAAGAACGCGTAATATTGCACACTAGTTGATGCAGAGACGTCATTAAATTGCTTTTGCATCCGCTATGAAACTTAAACACCACATTTTACATTCTAGTGTGTGATGAATTTATGCTCCAATTGGGAAAtcacttttttataaatcattgttaGAAACCAAAGACCCGTCTCGCATACGCGTATAATTGAATGCGAGACAGGTCGTGGACTTCCGATGATGATTTATAAACTTGTTTGAGCGCAACTGGACCGAGTTCATGTCAGTCATGTCTGTTTCTATACAGttgtgaattacaatcaattttcgtAAGAAAACTAAGTGGatgtaaattttaatctttaaatataagatgccatttttgttaaaatcttttctCTCAAATCAACTGTCCACATTCTTGTAGTTGTGATTACTTTTTAGTGAGACAGTCAAAGCCAATTTTTTTCCATCggtaattttataagaattacatgtaagtgtTGATAACGTATAAAAGAGAAGAGAAATTATGACAATAATTTAACACCATAACATCCGAGTTTCAAAAACAGCTATAGTTGATTTTATACTCGCACCAGAACTATGAAgatactaaaaaaatattatcagtaAATATGCGGTAAAATTTCCGTGCAAaaggttaattaaaaaaataaatatttctctttttgaaaatgaatttgtgTATTCAATTTGACAATGCCCCGAAACATTGGAAACATTGGCATcgaatttgaacaaatttatgTGTGTTACATGTTTGCTTATTTAATTTGCTTCTCGGCAGCTTAAATAACTTTGATGGATTTAAAGGTTGGGGAGAGGActgatatttgttttctttgataacCTTTATCTTTCTATCTCatgttcggggggggggggggggggggtaattgcATGTGGAGTCATCAGAAGCTTTATctggatattcaaaatgttttgatctcttttggtaaaattgtaagaaatctAGAATCGTACAAAATTATCAGTTAATTCTACTTCAAACAATTAAAGACATGAAAGgaagtatagaagaaaaaactTATTGCCAAAAAAATTTGACGTACTTGACGTTTTGACGTTTTCGACTATCTACGTCAAAGTCTTGTTAACATCTCTTACTAAAATTGccataaaatgcttaaaacacaTACGATCTTggatatctttgtatttttgtattcaGAAAGAGTTGACTAATCAGAATTGATGAAAAAGAATGTTAACGAAAATTTGACCTTAAGGACCCTTTTCTCATAACGGCAGTCATATGTTATTTTTCTAACATTGTTTGCATATGgcattttcttctgttttacTGTGGAGAACGTGATAGTCTTAGATGTAGCGTGGGGATGAGCCTTCGATGCAAAGTCCAAGTTCTCTGCTGAAAAAAGGTatgtttgtaaattatatttaacaaaacactctgcttaaacaaattaaaattattattagaaaGAATCGTCGTACTTCACAAAATTACGAAATCCCATTGAGttcattttcgtaggtaaaaaaaaatatttttttcgcgaataaacgctaAACTtacgcgaataaacgcgaaccTTTCGCGATATAAAGcgttactttcgcgaataaacgcgaacctttcgcgaataaacgcgtaacttttgCGAATTAACGGgaaactttcgcgaattaacgcgtaactttcgcgaattaaGCGAATATTTGCGTTAGtgtcgcgaataaacgcgtaactttcgcgaaaaAACGCGTCACTTTCGCGAAATAACGCGAAACTTTTGCGTATTAACGCGAaaccattttataaatattgtcatttcaaacaaaacccttatgaagaaaaaagattgaaaacaaacacatttcaagttttttttatcaaaaaatactaattgtttattataatgataatcATCGTGTTACGTTGAACTATGAagacaaaatta
The window above is part of the Magallana gigas chromosome 10, xbMagGiga1.1, whole genome shotgun sequence genome. Proteins encoded here:
- the LOC117683412 gene encoding uncharacterized protein isoform X2, encoding MLYRGLNRLSQVTENLDFASKAHPHATSKTITFSTVKQKKMPYANNRLWLQRTFVLLITLGLAAVLFQYNTRHIKTSQHISSVEKLNTDGPCNEKINLSICANKTLYKIEDMLETDDKKKVVRAAQKISSKYGMVMMTFMNKAFVPFLTNWMCHTKSMVDYSQVLVLVTDKAVHSEITAKYPSLTVMFLSIFKDINTKQRYCSAGFMRIGIYRTRVVNWIIQENIPVFLFELDAMWKSNPIPFVTSKKEYDLTIIPTYEKSFELAIGFYYARNTTRLKQFWMELDRRLDSLMTMFSCLDNEEHVRAKDNDQIVLKELIIEHYGNVIVYFLPLTRFLDGKWYFKPNEDQLKNAFILNFNFVIGVDEKIQRAKKFGHWFVADDNVTCISHMNNTSPQKLALKNKQEIVIKRSNDSFG
- the LOC117683412 gene encoding uncharacterized protein isoform X3, which encodes MPYANNVRKITYDCRYEKRVLKRLWLQRTFVLLITLGLAAVLFQYNTRHIKTSQHISSVEKLNTDGPCNEKINLSICANKTLYKIEDMLETDDKKKVVRAAQKISSKYGMVMMTFMNKAFVPFLTNWMCHTKSMVDYSQVLVLVTDKAVHSEITAKYPSLTVMFLSIFKDINTKQRYCSAGFMRIGIYRTRVVNWIIQENIPVFLFELDAMWKSNPIPFVTSKKEYDLTIIPTYEKSFELAIGFYYARNTTRLKQFWMELDRRLDSLMTMFSCLDNEEHVRAKDNDQIVLKELIIEHYGNVIVYFLPLTRFLDGKWYFKPNEDQLKNAFILNFNFVIGVDEKIQRAKKFGHWFVADDNVTCISHMNNTSPQKLALKNKQEIVIKRSNDSFG
- the LOC117683412 gene encoding uncharacterized protein isoform X5 — protein: MPYANNRLWLQRTFVLLITLGLAAVLFQYNTRHIKTSQHISSVEKLNTDGPCNEKINLSICANKTLYKIEDMLETDDKKKVVRAAQKISSKYGMVMMTFMNKAFVPFLTNWMCHTKSMVDYSQVLVLVTDKAVHSEITAKYPSLTVMFLSIFKDINTKQRYCSAGFMRIGIYRTRVVNWIIQENIPVFLFELDAMWKSNPIPFVTSKKEYDLTIIPTYEKSFELAIGFYYARNTTRLKQFWMELDRRLDSLMTMFSCLDNEEHVRAKDNDQIVLKELIIEHYGNVIVYFLPLTRFLDGKWYFKPNEDQLKNAFILNFNFVIGVDEKIQRAKKFGHWFVADDNVTCISHMNNTSPQKLALKNKQEIVIKRSNDSFG
- the LOC117683412 gene encoding uncharacterized protein isoform X4, whose translation is MLYRGLNRLSQRLWLQRTFVLLITLGLAAVLFQYNTRHIKTSQHISSVEKLNTDGPCNEKINLSICANKTLYKIEDMLETDDKKKVVRAAQKISSKYGMVMMTFMNKAFVPFLTNWMCHTKSMVDYSQVLVLVTDKAVHSEITAKYPSLTVMFLSIFKDINTKQRYCSAGFMRIGIYRTRVVNWIIQENIPVFLFELDAMWKSNPIPFVTSKKEYDLTIIPTYEKSFELAIGFYYARNTTRLKQFWMELDRRLDSLMTMFSCLDNEEHVRAKDNDQIVLKELIIEHYGNVIVYFLPLTRFLDGKWYFKPNEDQLKNAFILNFNFVIGVDEKIQRAKKFGHWFVADDNVTCISHMNNTSPQKLALKNKQEIVIKRSNDSFG
- the LOC117683412 gene encoding uncharacterized protein isoform X1, with translation MLYRGLNRLSQVTENLDFASKAHPHATSKTITFSTVKQKKMPYANNVRKITYDCRYEKRVLKRLWLQRTFVLLITLGLAAVLFQYNTRHIKTSQHISSVEKLNTDGPCNEKINLSICANKTLYKIEDMLETDDKKKVVRAAQKISSKYGMVMMTFMNKAFVPFLTNWMCHTKSMVDYSQVLVLVTDKAVHSEITAKYPSLTVMFLSIFKDINTKQRYCSAGFMRIGIYRTRVVNWIIQENIPVFLFELDAMWKSNPIPFVTSKKEYDLTIIPTYEKSFELAIGFYYARNTTRLKQFWMELDRRLDSLMTMFSCLDNEEHVRAKDNDQIVLKELIIEHYGNVIVYFLPLTRFLDGKWYFKPNEDQLKNAFILNFNFVIGVDEKIQRAKKFGHWFVADDNVTCISHMNNTSPQKLALKNKQEIVIKRSNDSFG